In the Maribacter sp. MJ134 genome, one interval contains:
- a CDS encoding LptF/LptG family permease produces MLSRFAFNFFSSFVILMFIFIFQTIWLFIDDLAGKGLDIIIIGKFLFYLMPDLTEKVLPLTVLLSSILTFGTFAENYEFAAMKASGISLQRSMFSLIIFVTILGGVTFFFANNVIPLSQRKIYNLRKNIAKVKPAAAVSEGIFSDFEGMNIKVDEKYGENDRFLRNVIIHKKTKSNINSTVIKAKKGELISSETSDIIQLVLTDGHYYEEIESKKNKFKYPFAEASFDTYIMNIEVPELDNEDLEEERDVSTAKMKNISRLSKDIDSIKTDNFRIVRAFSKNIVSRMGLFSPLAIRDTSIVKSKERILKDSINAAKIALLKENKPKQDSIKADLLHLFPDWQRIQVLTSAKNATSGILGSVTGKKDEIQKRYKNYNLHILSLHNKYALAFSCIILFFVGAPLGAIIRKGGLGLPMVIAIVLFLVYYFIGVFAGNYAKEGNIHPMLGAWVSTLIMLPLGFYLTKRATEDKGMTNFGAVTDFFKNLFRKKKETD; encoded by the coding sequence ATACTATCAAGGTTCGCATTCAATTTTTTCAGTTCGTTTGTTATATTGATGTTCATCTTCATATTTCAGACGATTTGGCTCTTTATTGATGATCTTGCCGGTAAAGGTTTGGACATCATTATCATAGGAAAGTTCCTTTTCTATTTAATGCCAGATTTAACTGAGAAAGTGCTACCCCTTACCGTATTGCTATCGTCCATACTTACTTTTGGAACCTTTGCCGAAAATTATGAGTTCGCCGCAATGAAGGCGTCGGGAATATCGTTACAAAGGTCTATGTTCAGCTTAATCATTTTTGTTACGATTTTAGGTGGGGTCACCTTCTTTTTTGCAAACAACGTTATTCCGCTATCACAACGAAAAATCTATAATCTAAGAAAGAACATTGCCAAGGTAAAACCAGCGGCCGCAGTTTCCGAGGGTATTTTTAGCGATTTTGAAGGAATGAACATCAAGGTCGATGAAAAATATGGAGAGAACGATCGTTTCTTACGCAACGTAATCATTCATAAAAAAACCAAGTCTAATATTAATAGTACGGTAATCAAGGCCAAAAAAGGAGAATTGATCAGCAGTGAAACTTCCGATATTATTCAGTTGGTCCTAACGGACGGACATTATTACGAGGAAATAGAAAGCAAGAAAAACAAGTTTAAATATCCTTTTGCAGAAGCTAGTTTTGATACCTACATTATGAATATTGAGGTGCCGGAACTGGACAATGAGGATTTAGAGGAAGAAAGAGATGTCAGTACCGCCAAGATGAAAAATATCAGCCGGCTGTCAAAAGATATTGATTCTATCAAAACCGATAATTTTAGGATAGTTCGTGCTTTTTCCAAGAATATCGTTAGCAGAATGGGCCTGTTTTCCCCATTAGCCATAAGGGACACCTCTATAGTAAAGAGTAAAGAACGTATACTAAAGGACTCGATAAATGCCGCAAAAATAGCCTTGCTTAAAGAGAATAAACCCAAGCAGGACTCCATTAAGGCGGACTTGTTACATCTTTTTCCGGATTGGCAGCGGATACAAGTGCTAACTAGTGCCAAAAATGCGACCTCGGGAATACTGGGCTCCGTGACGGGCAAGAAGGATGAAATTCAAAAAAGATATAAGAACTACAACCTCCACATCTTATCCTTACACAATAAATATGCCTTGGCCTTTTCCTGTATTATTCTTTTTTTCGTTGGAGCTCCCTTGGGTGCTATCATCAGAAAGGGAGGCCTGGGACTTCCAATGGTTATTGCCATTGTTCTCTTTTTAGTGTATTATTTCATTGGTGTTTTTGCAGGCAATTACGCCAAAGAAGGAAATATTCATCCTATGTTAGGGGCATGGGTTTCTACCCTGATTATGCTACCTTTGGGCTTTTATTTGACAAAAAGGGCAACCGAAGATAAAGGAATGACCAATTTTGGTGCGGTGACGGATTTTTTCAAAAATCTGTTCCGAAAAAAGAAAGAAACCGATTAG
- the ribB gene encoding 3,4-dihydroxy-2-butanone-4-phosphate synthase: MGVQMPETVQLNTIQEAIADIREGKVIIVVDDENRENEGDFLAAAELATPETVNFMATHGKGLICAPLTEGRCKELGLHMMVSNNTDPMETAFTVSVDLRGNGVTTGISASDRSKTVCALTDKETKPHDLARPGHIFPLVAKEGGVLRRTGHTEAAIDFARLAGLKPAGIIVEIMNDDGSMARLPQLMKVAEKFDLKIVSIEDLVAYRMEHDSLIDKENDFEIKTRFGDYRLRAYKQTTNNHVHIALTKGNWSKDEKVLTRINSTLINNDILGTLTNSPDQKLENMFNAVNKEGKGAIVFINQDAESLNLLNRLAELQELQKKGISKAPKIEMDSRDFGIGAQILHDLGISKMRLLTNSRQGKRVGIVGYGLEIVEYVTY, translated from the coding sequence ATGGGAGTACAAATGCCAGAAACAGTTCAGCTGAATACCATACAGGAAGCGATTGCCGATATACGAGAAGGCAAGGTCATTATTGTGGTAGATGATGAGAACAGGGAGAATGAAGGAGATTTTTTGGCTGCGGCGGAATTGGCCACACCAGAAACCGTAAATTTTATGGCAACTCACGGAAAAGGGTTGATTTGTGCGCCATTGACCGAGGGAAGATGTAAAGAACTTGGACTCCACATGATGGTCAGCAATAATACCGACCCTATGGAGACTGCCTTCACCGTATCTGTAGATTTAAGGGGAAACGGTGTTACCACGGGAATATCGGCATCGGACCGTTCAAAAACTGTTTGCGCTTTAACCGATAAGGAAACCAAACCGCATGATTTAGCAAGACCGGGACACATTTTCCCTTTAGTAGCTAAAGAAGGTGGTGTCCTACGAAGAACAGGACATACCGAGGCTGCAATCGATTTTGCACGATTAGCCGGATTAAAGCCCGCTGGAATTATCGTTGAAATCATGAACGATGACGGTAGCATGGCCCGTTTACCACAGCTGATGAAAGTGGCTGAAAAATTTGACCTTAAAATAGTTTCCATTGAAGATTTGGTCGCTTACCGAATGGAACACGACAGTCTTATCGATAAGGAGAACGACTTTGAAATAAAGACCCGTTTTGGAGATTACAGGTTACGAGCGTACAAGCAGACCACCAATAATCACGTACATATAGCCCTGACCAAAGGCAACTGGTCTAAGGATGAAAAGGTGTTGACCCGCATTAACTCCACCTTAATCAACAACGATATTCTAGGCACCTTGACCAATAGCCCTGACCAGAAGTTAGAGAATATGTTCAATGCTGTGAATAAAGAAGGTAAAGGCGCTATTGTATTTATCAATCAAGATGCAGAATCACTTAACTTATTGAATAGGTTGGCAGAGCTTCAGGAATTACAGAAAAAGGGAATTTCTAAAGCGCCCAAAATAGAAATGGATTCGCGTGATTTTGGAATCGGGGCGCAAATACTACACGATTTAGGAATCAGCAAAATGCGTCTATTGACCAATAGTAGACAAGGAAAACGTGTAGGTATCGTGGGTTACGGATTGGAGATTGTTGAGTACGTAACCTATTGA
- a CDS encoding DegT/DnrJ/EryC1/StrS family aminotransferase: MPGFELFGDNEKAQVQTVLDTGVLMRYGFDGMRNGQWKAKELEAALSKRMGTKYVQLVSSGTAALTVALASAGIGAGDEVIMPTFTFVASFESILALGAIPVLVDIDDTLTLNPAAVEAAITERTKVVMPVHMCGSMADLRALKAICEKHGLLLLEDACQAIGGSFDGKPLGSYGDLGCFSFDYVKTITCGEGGALITNNEEFYRNADHYSDHGHDHVGNDRGAETHPFLGYNFRISELNAAVGCAQVQRLDEFIAIQKKNYGVLKNEIAGVNGVTFRRVPAGGEENYSFLNFFLPSEEIARNTHKALVNGGVDACFYWFDNNWHYYKKWEHLTNLKSLGKLPNEVSHFLPDYSKADFSKSDQWMGRTISVLVKLSWTEEEVAQRAKKMYSIISIMI; encoded by the coding sequence AATGAAAAAGCACAAGTACAAACTGTGCTAGATACGGGAGTGCTTATGCGCTATGGTTTTGATGGGATGCGCAACGGACAATGGAAGGCTAAGGAATTAGAAGCCGCTTTGTCCAAAAGAATGGGGACAAAATATGTGCAACTGGTCAGTAGTGGGACTGCCGCACTCACCGTGGCTTTGGCAAGTGCCGGTATTGGAGCAGGGGACGAGGTCATCATGCCAACGTTCACCTTTGTGGCTAGTTTTGAATCTATACTTGCGCTGGGAGCTATACCCGTTTTAGTTGATATTGATGATACTTTAACCTTAAACCCTGCTGCGGTTGAAGCTGCCATAACGGAACGGACCAAGGTAGTAATGCCCGTGCATATGTGTGGTTCCATGGCGGACCTAAGAGCGTTGAAAGCAATCTGTGAAAAACACGGTCTATTACTTTTAGAGGATGCTTGCCAAGCGATAGGAGGTAGTTTTGACGGTAAACCGTTAGGGAGTTATGGAGACTTGGGATGTTTCTCTTTTGATTACGTTAAAACGATTACTTGTGGTGAGGGTGGTGCTTTAATTACCAATAATGAAGAGTTTTATCGCAATGCGGACCACTATTCCGACCACGGCCATGACCATGTGGGAAATGATAGGGGAGCGGAAACGCATCCTTTCTTAGGCTATAATTTTAGAATATCTGAATTAAACGCGGCAGTAGGTTGTGCACAAGTACAACGTTTGGACGAATTTATCGCTATACAAAAGAAAAACTACGGCGTTTTAAAAAACGAAATAGCAGGCGTTAATGGGGTGACTTTTAGAAGGGTGCCTGCCGGAGGGGAAGAGAATTACTCCTTTTTAAATTTCTTCCTTCCTTCGGAAGAAATAGCCAGAAATACACATAAAGCTTTGGTTAATGGAGGTGTTGATGCTTGTTTTTATTGGTTTGATAATAATTGGCATTATTATAAGAAGTGGGAGCATTTGACCAATTTGAAATCTCTAGGAAAGTTACCTAATGAAGTCTCCCATTTTTTGCCGGATTACTCGAAGGCCGATTTTTCCAAATCGGACCAATGGATGGGAAGGACTATCTCCGTTTTGGTAAAACTAAGTTGGACAGAGGAAGAAGTAGCGCAGCGCGCTAAAAAAATGTACTCGATTATTTCTATTATGATCTAA